In the Sarcophilus harrisii chromosome 1, mSarHar1.11, whole genome shotgun sequence genome, one interval contains:
- the LOC116420719 gene encoding leucine-rich repeat-containing protein 14-like has product MYTLIFLSAQQLVKDEEATCKILESVPCIVYDVLFKVAYRENKTKVLCDLVKMWPYSRFKFQELLQTCWCSSRSLSRSPSRNCQECQEIIDYDESSINKIDAIILGVLNYIKKANTDDSQQLPRRILKQVDMTGLVSRDTCWNEELMRLWTTSISASQIYNSSQQQTDDPQSQRGDQMAEGFPVSTQETHVDLLIDLQMTASLWKFLRKILEDETNNHLHLKCRNFYSSYTFLRDYVKCFTLLNSLAICRMDLRYSKITLMKSKWLMSQMVILQNLQSLFLPSFSIDEKKTAPLAQKTDIQILAEKLGKLKHLREISIHCLCLSDLVEYLLRDLPYPLQSLQLSYCSLTEKDLTYMAQSHHSAHLIKLDLSCNRLTEQRDSFLKLLKSVSNSLKWLNITNCGLNDADFDEISSYLYSCTSLSHLGLHGNSLSKRSLIAFLEPSLCKLLNMKIISVPIFSDCYRNLRTSKQYDESSDFLSILNETKSTQLTREGLTITLTYNSLSDVGDYFDLR; this is encoded by the exons ATGTACACCTTGATTTTCCTGAGTGCTCAACAACTAGTCAAAGATGAGGAGGCCACATGTAAAATCTTGGAATCTGTGCCATGCATTGTGTATGATGTCCTATTTAAAGTGGCTTACAGAGAAAATAAGACAAAGGTGCTGTGTGATCTGGTGAAGATGTGGCCTTACTCCCGATTTAAATTCCAGGAGCTGTTACAGACATGTTGGTGCTCTTCCAGGAGTCTTTCCAGGAGTCCTTCCAGGAATTGTCAAGAATGTCAGGAGATTATCGATTATGATGAGTCaagtataaataaaattgatGCCATTATCTTGGGAGTGTTGAACTATATAAAAAAAGCAAACACGGATGATTCACAGCAGCTCCCAAGAAG GATATTGAAGCAGGTGGATATGACAGGATTAGTTAGTAGAGATACTTGTTGGAATGAAGAACTCATGAGACTGTGGACCACATCAATAAGCGCTTCCCAAATCTACAACTCATCACAGCAGCAGACAGATGATCCACAAAGCCAGAGAGGAGACCAGATGGCAGAAGGATTTCCGGTCTCAACACAAGAAACACATGTGGATCTCCTGATAGATCTCCAAATGACCGCTTCCCTTTGGAAATTTCTAAGGAAAATTCTCGAGGACGAGACCAACAACCATCTCCACCTGAAGTGCCGAAATTTCTACTCTTCCTACACTTTTCTTCGtgattatgtaaaatgttttactcTTTTAAACTCTTTGGCAATCTGCAGAATGGACCTAAGATATAGCAAAATAACCTTGATGAAAAGCAAATGGCTTATGTCACAGATGGTAATTTTACAAAACTTGCAGAGCCTGTTTTTACCTTCTTTTAgtatagatgaaaaaaagacTGCGCCCCTTGCACAAAAGACTGATATTCAAATTCTTGCTGAAAAACTGGGCAAATTGAAACATCTCAGAGAGATTTCTATTCATTGTCTTTGTCTTTCAGACCTCGTGGAGTATCTACTTAG agatCTACCTTACCCCCTACAGAGCCTTCAACTTTCTTACTGCTCTCTGACAGAGAAAGATCTAACTTACATGGCCCAGAGTCACCATAGCGCCCATCTCATAAAGCTGGATCTTTCTTGCAACAGGCTAACAGAACAACGAGATTCTTTCCTGAAACTTCTAAAATCAGTCTCAAACTCACTGAAGTGGCTAAATATAACAAATTGTGGGCTCAATGACGCTGACTTTGATGAAATCTCATCCTATCTGTATTCCTGTACCAGCCTCTCCCATCTTGGTCTGCATGGCAATTCACTATCTAAGAGGAGTTTGATTGCTTTCTTGGAGCCATCCCTATGCAAACTGCTCAACATGAAGATAATATCGGTTCCAATCTTCTCGGATTGTTACAGAAATTTAAGGACATCAAAGCAATACGATGAGAGTAGCGATTTTCTCTCTATCCTGAATGAAACGAAGTCAACGCAACTCACAAGAGAAGGCTTGACCATTACGTTGacttataattctctctctgatgtGGGTGACTATTTTGATCTGCGGTAA